A single genomic interval of Punica granatum isolate Tunisia-2019 unplaced genomic scaffold, ASM765513v2 Contig00059, whole genome shotgun sequence harbors:
- the LOC116189992 gene encoding ATP-dependent 6-phosphofructokinase 5, chloroplastic-like isoform X3, translated as MDALSHSGAIMKVKLLHDPNNKRSRGPRPTTRIPIRPRRRIPPAKFAVKSDAQKQDHRYYHHQEIDFSDPNWKPKFQRDFENRFRLPHLTDIFPDAPTIPSTFCLKMRTPVTGDFADWYPSDEKWHGYINNSDRVLLKVIHYSSPTSAGAECIDPDCTWVEQWVHRAGPREEIYFKPEEVKAAIVTCGGLCPGLNDVIRQVVITLEIYGVKKIVGIPFGYRGFSDNELTEMPLSRKVVQNVHLSGGSLLGVSRGGPGISEIVDSMEERGINMLFVLGGNGTHAGANAIHNECRKRRLKVAVVGVPKTIDNDILLMDKTFGFDTAVEEAQRAINSAYIEAHSAYHGIGIVKLMGRSSGFIAMHASLASGQIDICLIPEVPFHLHGPHGVLRHLKYLIETKGSAVVCVAEGAGQNFVEQTNARDASGNTVLGDIGVHLQQEQS; from the exons ATGGACGCACTCTCGCACTCAGGTGCGATCATGAAAGTCAAGCTACTCCATGATCCCAACAACAAGCGGAGCCGCGGCCCCCGACCCACTACGAGAATTCCCATCAGACCCCGCCGCAGAATACCCCCGGCAAAGTTCGCCGTCAAGTCCGATGCCCAGAAGCAAGATCATCGTTATTATCATCACCAAGAGATCGACTTCAGCGACCCCAATTGGAAGCCCAAGTTCCAGAGGGACTTCGAGAACCGCTTCAGACTCCCCCACCTGACGGACATATTCCCTGATGCCCCCACCATCCCCTCCACCTTCTGCCTTAAAATGAG GACTCCGGTAACGGGGGATTTTGCAGATTGGTACCCCTCCGATGAGAAGTGGCACGGCTACATCAATAATAGCGACCGGGTCCTTCTCAAG GTTATTCACTactcatcacctacatcagcTGGTGCCGAGTGCATTGATCCCGACTGCACTTGGGTTGAACAATG GGTTCACCGAGCTGGGCCTCGTGAGGAAATTTATTTCAAGCCAGAAGAAGTTAAGGCAGCAATTGTTACTTGTGGAGGACTGTGCCCTGGTCTCAATGATGTCATCAGACAG GTTGTTATCACCCTGGAAATTTATGGGGTCAAAAAGATTGTTGGGATACCTTTTGGTTATCGTGGTTTCAGCGACAATGAATTAACTGAAATGCCA CTATCACGCAAAGTTGTTCAGAATGTCCATCTTTCTGGTGGAAGCTTATTAGGGGTATCACGTGGAGGACCTGGGATAAGTGAAATCGTGGACAGTATGGAG GAAAGAGGAATAAACATGCTTTTTGTGTTGGGTGGAAATGGTACACATGCTGGAGCCAATGCGATACACAATGAG TGCCGCAAAAGACGATTAAAGGTGGCTGTTGTGGGTGTGCCAAAAACTATAGACAATGACATATTGTTGATGGACAAAACTTTTGGATTCGATACTGCAGTTGAAGAAGCGCAACGGGCCATAAATTCTGCATACATTGAA GCTCACAGTGCTTACCATGGCATAGGAATTGTTAAACTGATGGGTCGGAGCAGTGGGTTTATAGCCATGCATGCTTCCCTTGCTAGTGGACAGATCGATATCTGTCTGATTCCAGAG GTACCTTTTCATTTACATGGTCCTCATGGCGTGTTGAGACACCTTAAGTACCTGATTGAGACAAAAGGGTCAGCTGTTGTTTGCGTAGCAGAGGGGGCTGGGCAG